The following coding sequences are from one Neurospora crassa OR74A linkage group I, whole genome shotgun sequence window:
- a CDS encoding tRNA-dihydrouridine synthase 3 translates to MESQETAKRPIEPNGAVAAQDAEPATKRVKLDDAPVPQIQEEPSQPQPQPQPQPQTEDEKPTEQRQDDRDKRRGIAPIKKEYLVVPPSQVAKTAEVVDDDAAEGRTAPGAEGAAGKDGKKKRPKGQNKEREFGIFADAQRLCNSVAWTPEFSPRHCKHGERCNALHDIRKYLKEGRRPDLNVFGGKCPVWETHGKCSSGWRCLFVESHMKEIEHEDGRKELVLTEDPTKIKPEAAPLVPPEEESMDARAGVYNVVAPAVKLALSRKKIQHEKSDQYLKWMAKDSELARIHYHKQKDDDDVAKDYAAQYVEPPLKPSEKRRIYFGRETPVLAPLTTQGNLPFRRLCVELGAEITYSEMALGLPLLQGQKADWTLMRAHESEITPPRYTPTGIVDPAYDNSKDLKFGVQITAHAPWIAIKSAETLARYLPHLRVIDLNCGCPIDMVYKSGAGSALLDAPSKLERMIRGMNTVSGEVPVTAKIRMGVRDNHLTAQKLVERLALGAPDIRAVSGAPGCAAVTLHGRTRQQRYTKAADWSYIAECAALVKSFNEKADSLQDTIREADERSLPNGGRMYFVGNGDCYSHVDYFNHVDNAKVDSVMVGRGAIIKPWIFEEISAGQYLDKSATERLAYVEKFAKYGMEAWGSDELGLNYTRRFLLEFLSFFHRYVPIGLLEYLPPAMNDRPPAYKGRNELETLLASKNYLDWIKISEMFLGPAPPNFKFQPKHKSNAYENIEAEG, encoded by the exons ATGGAATCCCAAGAAACTGCAAAGCGCCCCATCGAGCCTAACGGTGCTGTTGCGGCCCAAGACGCCGAGCCAGCGACGAAGCGCGTTAAGCTGGACGATGCCCCCGTCCCCCAGATACAAGAAGAGCCCTCGCAACCTCAGCCTcagcctcaacctcaacctcaaacTGAAGATGAGAAGCCAACGGAACAACGGCAAGATGACAGGGACAAGCGAAGGGGCATTGCTCCCATCAAGAAAGA GTATCTCGTTGTGCCCCCAAGCCAGGTCGCCAAAACTGCCGAGgtagttgatgatgatgctgccgAGGGAAGGACTGCTCCTGGTGCTGAGGGGGCTGCCGGAAAGGacggaaagaagaagaggccaAAGGGTCAGAACAAGGAGCGTGAATTCGGTATCTTTGCCGATGCTCAGCGCCTGTGCAACTCTGTTGCGTGGACGCCCGAGTTTTCCCCACGGCACTGTAAGCACGGTGAACGCTGCAACGCTCTTCACGACATCCGCAAGTACCTGAAGGAGGGCCGCCGCCCTGACCTCAACGTCTTTGGAGGCAAATGCCCGGTTTGGGAGACCCATGGCAAGTGTTCATCCGGTTGGCGCTGCCTTTTCGTCGAAAGTCACATGAAGGAGATTGAGCACGAGGATGGCCGGAAGGAGTTGGTTCTCACCGAGGaccctactaaaataaagcCCGAGGCCGCCCCTTTAGTCCCGCCTGAGGAGGAATCGATGGATGCCAGGGCCGGCGTGTATAACGTTGTCGCCCCGGCTGTCAAGCTCGCCCTATCGCGAAAAAAGATCCAGCACGAAAAGTCCGACCAGTACCTGAAATGGATGGCCAAGGACTCCGAGCTTGCCCGCATTCACTACCACAAACagaaagacgacgacgacgtggCTAAGGACTATGCGGCCCAATACGTCGAGCCCCCCCTTAAGCCCTCAGAAAAGCGAAGGATCTACTTTGGGCGCGAGACCCCCGTGCTCGCCCCTTTGACCACCCAAGGCAACCTGCCTTTCCGCCGTCTCTGCGTTGAGCTGGGCGCCGAAATCACCTACTCGGAAATGGCCCTGggcctccctcttcttcaaggtCAAAAGGCCGACTGGACCTTGATGCGCGCCCACGAGAGCGAAATCACTCCTCCGCGCTACACCCCGACCGGCATCGTCGACCCAGCGTACGACAACTCCAAGGATCTCAAGTTTGGCGTCCAAATCACCGCCCACGCCCCCTGGATCGCCATTAAGTCGGCTGAGACCCTCGCCCGCTACCTCCCCCACCTCCGCGTCATCGACCTCAACTGCGGCTGCCCCATCGACATGGTCTACAAGTCCGGTGCCGGCTCCGCCCTCCTCGACGCTCCGTCCAAGCTCGAGCGCATGATCCGCGGCATGAACACCGTCTCAGGCGAGGTGCCCGTGACCGCCAAGATCCGCATGGGCGTCCGCGACAACCACCTGACGGCCCAAAAATTAGTCGAACGCCTCGCGCTCGGCGCCCCAGACATCCGCGCTGTCTCCGGTGCCCCGGGTTGTGCGGCCGTCACGCTGCACGGCCGTACGCGCCAGCAGCGGTACACTAAGGCGGCGGACTGGAGCTACATCGCCGAATGCGCGGCGCTGGTCAAGTCGTTCAACGAGAAGGCCGATTCGCTTCAGGACACGATCCGAGAGGCCGACGAGCGCAGCTTGCCCAACGGCGGACGCATGTACTTTGTCGGCAACGGCGACTGCTACTCGCACGTGGACTACTTTAACCATGTGGACAACGCCAAGGTGGACTCGGTCATGGTCGGCCGCGGCGCTATTATCAAGCCGTGGATCTTTGAGGAGATCAGCGCGGGCCAGTACTTGGATAAGTCGGCCACGGAGCGGCTGGCGTATGTGGAGAAGTTTGCAAAGTACGGTATGGAGGCGTGGGGATCTGATGAGCTGGGCTTGAACTACACCCGCCGCTTCTTGCTGGAgttcttgagcttcttccaTCGTTATGTGCCGATTGGCTTGCTCGAGTACTTGCCCCCTGCCATGAACGATCGGCCGCCGGCGTACAAGGGCCGGAACGAGCTGGAGACGTTGTTGGCtagtaagaattatttgGATTGGATTAAGATCAG TGAAATGTTCCTCGGCCCCGCTCCCCCCAACTTTAAGTTCCAGCCCAAGCACAAGTCCAACGCGTATGAGAACATTGAGGCCGAAGGTTAA